The Thioalkalivibrio sulfidiphilus HL-EbGr7 genome includes a window with the following:
- a CDS encoding calcium/sodium antiporter: MLVDVLLILAGIGLLTLGGEAVVRGALAAAKRLGVSPLLAGLVIVGFGTSAPELVVSVDAALNQQPDIAIGNVVGSNIGNILLILGLCALISPLATRRSALMRDGMTVILASLLFLLLVWGSALARTDAVILLGGLAVYLVLAYRTESRAHSPAAQVHAQEAEELSLLPRSIPAVVMALVLGLVCLVVGSRLLLRGAVDLSAQLGIPEAVIGLTLVAVGTSLPELAVSVIAAIRRHADVAVGNILGSNIFNLLGILGVSALLQPLPVHARVLAFDQWVMLASAGLLMLFLYTGMRLSRLEGGVLLTAYIAYLVASFTVFA, encoded by the coding sequence ATGCTCGTTGACGTGCTGCTCATCCTGGCGGGTATCGGGCTCCTCACTTTGGGGGGTGAGGCGGTGGTGCGCGGCGCCCTGGCGGCCGCGAAGCGGCTCGGGGTTTCCCCCCTGCTGGCGGGACTGGTGATCGTGGGCTTCGGTACCTCGGCGCCGGAGCTGGTGGTCTCTGTGGACGCTGCGCTCAATCAGCAGCCCGACATCGCCATCGGTAACGTGGTGGGCAGCAATATCGGCAACATCCTGTTGATCCTCGGTTTGTGTGCCCTGATCTCTCCGCTCGCCACGCGGCGTTCCGCCTTGATGCGAGATGGCATGACGGTGATCCTGGCGAGTCTGCTGTTCCTGCTCCTGGTCTGGGGCAGCGCGCTGGCGCGAACCGATGCGGTGATCCTGCTGGGTGGTCTGGCGGTCTATCTTGTTCTCGCCTACCGAACCGAGTCCCGGGCGCATTCACCTGCGGCGCAGGTTCATGCACAGGAGGCCGAGGAGCTTTCCCTCTTGCCCCGTTCCATCCCGGCAGTGGTGATGGCCCTGGTGCTCGGCCTTGTGTGCCTGGTGGTGGGGTCCCGTCTGCTGCTCAGAGGCGCCGTGGATCTCTCAGCGCAGCTGGGTATTCCGGAAGCGGTCATCGGCCTGACGCTGGTGGCGGTGGGCACATCGCTTCCGGAACTCGCGGTCTCGGTGATTGCCGCGATCCGGCGTCATGCGGACGTGGCGGTGGGCAACATCCTCGGCAGCAATATCTTCAATCTGCTGGGCATCCTGGGCGTCTCGGCGCTGCTGCAGCCCCTGCCGGTGCATGCCCGGGTCCTGGCCTTCGATCAATGGGTCATGCTCGCCTCGGCCGGTCTGCTCATGCTATTCCTCTACACGGGCATGCGACTGTCGCGCCTGGAAGGCGGCGTGCTGTTGACGGCCTACATCGCTTACCTGGTGGCCAGTTTCACGGTCTTCGCCTGA
- a CDS encoding 4a-hydroxytetrahydrobiopterin dehydratase → MAGLTAETCEACRVGAPTVTEEEMQTLGQEVPEWKVVEVDGVKQLERQFKFDNFVAALAFTNRVGELAESAGHHPAILTEWGKVTVNWWSHKIRGLHRNDYIMAAKTDALV, encoded by the coding sequence ATGGCTGGATTGACCGCTGAGACCTGTGAGGCCTGTCGCGTCGGCGCGCCGACGGTGACCGAGGAGGAGATGCAGACCCTGGGCCAGGAAGTGCCCGAGTGGAAGGTGGTGGAGGTTGACGGCGTGAAGCAGCTGGAGCGCCAGTTCAAGTTCGACAACTTCGTCGCTGCCCTGGCCTTCACCAACCGGGTGGGTGAGCTGGCGGAGTCCGCCGGCCATCATCCCGCCATCCTCACCGAGTGGGGCAAGGTGACCGTGAACTGGTGGTCCCACAAGATCCGCGGCCTGCACCGCAACGACTACATCATGGCGGCCAAGACCGACGCCCTGGTCTGA
- the mdoH gene encoding glucans biosynthesis glucosyltransferase MdoH → MRHDPGQTGQDKPGSRPAWRRVALFRRLSLTTVVLAQTVYATIHFKGVLPYHGGNPVEVGLLVLFALLFAWISVGFWIAVTGFVLRRRGGDRWSLLNRHPPATLEAVPLARTAVVMPIYHEPVERTLNGLRACYQSLERTGALDAFDFFILSDSRDPQVWLAEREAWYRLCRELGAEGRLFYRRRPVNLHYKSGNIADFLRRWGRAYRYMVVLDADSLMAGETLVNMVRLMEREPRVGILQTSPAIANAESPFARVQQFASQVYGPIFTSGLAAYQLGEAAYWGHNAIIRNAAFMSHCGLRKLNGPGLFSGPISSHDFVEAAYMGRAGQEVWLEPGLSGSYEESPPALVEELTRDRRWAKGNLQHLWILLTEPGLRLAHRMALLNGVMSYLASPLWFAFLVLTTIAAARLTLLPIDYFPVPYSPFPVWPEWDPVGALALVGVTLLLLFFPKLLAASDALLDRRQHAHGGAAGLTASILLESLVSALLAPIRMLAHTRYVLEALFNTTLRWAGQNRSDETGWRDAFANQAPGTLLALGWAGFAWWLDPAFFYWTLPVAVPLMLAAPTSVLLGRVRAGRWLHERGLLRVAHPRPMGAHEDAPALLPGDGAPAFERAVLDPQVNRMHRACCRTVRHGARVRHLRVLLERCLSEGPASLSRKELCQLGDDAGALATLHERAWKSSPDAWWGQALSRYIRTWSHSHEAEAGTDGPVISERS, encoded by the coding sequence ATGCGCCATGATCCCGGGCAAACCGGGCAGGACAAACCCGGCAGCAGACCGGCCTGGCGCCGGGTCGCGCTGTTCAGGCGTCTGAGTCTGACCACGGTCGTGCTCGCGCAGACCGTCTACGCCACGATCCACTTCAAGGGTGTTCTGCCCTACCACGGCGGCAACCCGGTCGAGGTCGGCCTGCTGGTGCTGTTCGCCCTGCTGTTTGCCTGGATCTCGGTGGGTTTCTGGATTGCCGTGACCGGCTTCGTGCTGCGGCGCCGGGGCGGGGACCGCTGGTCACTGCTGAACCGGCATCCGCCGGCGACGCTCGAAGCCGTCCCGCTGGCGCGCACGGCCGTGGTGATGCCCATCTACCATGAGCCCGTGGAGCGCACCCTCAACGGGCTGCGCGCCTGTTACCAGTCCCTGGAGCGGACCGGTGCCCTGGACGCCTTTGATTTCTTCATCCTCTCCGACAGCCGGGATCCGCAGGTGTGGCTTGCGGAACGGGAGGCCTGGTATCGCCTGTGCCGGGAACTGGGTGCGGAGGGGCGCCTGTTCTATCGCCGTCGCCCCGTGAACCTGCATTACAAGAGCGGCAACATCGCCGATTTTCTGCGCCGCTGGGGCCGTGCCTACCGTTACATGGTCGTGCTGGATGCCGACAGCCTCATGGCAGGCGAGACCCTGGTGAACATGGTGCGCCTCATGGAGCGGGAGCCGCGCGTGGGCATCCTCCAGACCAGCCCGGCCATCGCCAACGCCGAATCCCCCTTCGCCCGGGTGCAGCAGTTTGCCAGCCAGGTCTACGGTCCGATCTTCACCAGCGGCCTGGCGGCCTACCAGCTGGGCGAAGCGGCCTACTGGGGACACAATGCCATCATCCGCAACGCGGCCTTCATGTCCCATTGCGGGCTGAGAAAACTCAACGGCCCGGGTCTGTTCAGCGGGCCGATCAGCAGCCACGACTTCGTCGAGGCGGCCTACATGGGACGCGCCGGCCAGGAGGTCTGGTTGGAACCGGGACTCTCCGGCAGTTACGAGGAATCGCCGCCCGCCCTGGTGGAGGAACTGACCCGCGACCGGCGCTGGGCCAAGGGCAACCTGCAGCACCTCTGGATCCTGCTGACCGAGCCGGGTCTGCGGCTGGCGCACCGCATGGCCCTGCTCAACGGCGTCATGTCCTACCTGGCCTCGCCCCTGTGGTTTGCCTTCCTGGTGCTGACCACCATCGCCGCGGCACGCCTCACGCTGCTGCCCATCGATTATTTCCCGGTCCCTTACAGCCCGTTTCCCGTCTGGCCGGAATGGGATCCGGTGGGCGCGCTTGCCCTGGTGGGTGTGACCCTGTTGCTGTTGTTTTTTCCCAAGCTGCTGGCGGCATCGGATGCGCTGCTCGACAGGCGCCAGCATGCCCATGGTGGCGCGGCGGGCCTGACTGCCAGCATCCTGCTGGAGAGCCTGGTGTCCGCACTGCTCGCGCCGATCCGCATGCTGGCGCATACCCGCTATGTGCTGGAGGCACTGTTCAACACCACCCTGCGCTGGGCGGGCCAGAACCGCAGCGATGAGACCGGATGGCGCGACGCCTTCGCCAATCAGGCGCCCGGTACACTGCTGGCGCTGGGCTGGGCCGGTTTTGCCTGGTGGCTCGATCCTGCATTTTTTTACTGGACCTTGCCGGTGGCCGTGCCTCTGATGCTTGCCGCCCCGACCTCGGTCCTGCTTGGGCGCGTCCGGGCCGGTCGCTGGCTGCATGAGCGGGGCCTGCTGCGTGTCGCCCATCCTCGTCCCATGGGGGCCCATGAAGACGCGCCTGCGTTGCTCCCCGGGGACGGGGCCCCTGCCTTCGAACGGGCCGTGCTCGACCCGCAGGTCAACCGGATGCATCGCGCCTGTTGCCGCACGGTCCGACACGGTGCACGCGTACGTCACCTGCGGGTGCTCCTGGAGCGCTGCCTGTCCGAGGGTCCCGCTTCGCTGAGCCGCAAGGAGTTGTGTCAGCTCGGCGATGACGCCGGCGCGCTGGCGACGCTGCATGAACGGGCCTGGAAGTCCTCGCCCGATGCCTGGTGGGGGCAGGCACTGTCGCGCTACATTCGCACCTGGTCGCACAGCCATGAGGCGGAGGCCGGGACGGACGGCCCGGTCATCTCGGAGCGGTCTTGA
- a CDS encoding glucan biosynthesis protein, which translates to MAAGRVDAFAFEEVVARAQQLAGQAYVPPTPIPRFMRELDYDAYQGIRFDEARSLWRESNSRFQVMLFPPGLFYTHPVEIHVVDAEGVHRLPYRKSYFDFSNPELEKRVPPNLGYAGFKLTYPLKARGEQNQFLVFAGASYFRGVGRDNAWGLSARGIAVDTGLPGGEEFPSFTAFWLVRPSPQADSMRFYALLDGKRVTGAYQFDVTPGESTRIQVKSVVFARDRIELLGLAPLTSMFFYGENTARPVGEWRPEVHDSDGLLIHDGVSGEWLWRPLINPRRLEMDVFQTEGVRGFGLLQRDTRFDNYQDLGARYDQRPSAWVTARGDWGPGRVVLTQLPTNTETNDNMVAFWSPAEPLAPGASLRLDYQLDIGGPGVAPSPTGQAVNTFVGDGSIIGGGNVEGAYRVVVDFRGGPLDRLRPTATLSSSVTALDGGEVIEHFVEYNPAAQAWRLSLLARPARDRALSLRAFLAHDGQPVTETWTYRLPPDNDILISGRRR; encoded by the coding sequence TTGGCTGCTGGCAGGGTCGATGCCTTCGCCTTCGAGGAGGTAGTGGCCCGGGCTCAGCAACTGGCCGGCCAGGCCTACGTGCCGCCCACCCCTATTCCCCGTTTCATGCGGGAACTCGACTACGATGCCTATCAGGGCATTCGTTTCGACGAGGCGCGCAGCCTATGGCGGGAGAGCAATTCCCGTTTCCAGGTGATGCTGTTCCCGCCGGGACTGTTCTACACCCACCCGGTCGAGATACACGTGGTGGATGCCGAGGGCGTGCACCGGCTGCCGTATCGCAAGTCCTACTTTGACTTCTCGAATCCGGAGCTGGAGAAGCGCGTTCCGCCGAACCTGGGCTATGCGGGCTTCAAGCTGACCTACCCCCTCAAGGCCCGCGGCGAGCAGAACCAGTTCCTGGTGTTCGCCGGCGCCAGTTATTTTCGCGGTGTGGGCAGGGACAATGCCTGGGGGCTGTCCGCCCGGGGCATTGCCGTTGACACCGGCCTTCCCGGCGGCGAGGAATTCCCGTCCTTCACCGCGTTCTGGCTGGTGCGCCCCTCGCCCCAGGCCGACAGCATGCGTTTCTATGCCCTGCTGGACGGCAAGCGCGTCACCGGGGCCTACCAGTTTGATGTCACGCCGGGCGAGAGTACCCGGATTCAGGTCAAGTCCGTGGTGTTCGCACGGGACAGGATCGAACTGCTGGGGCTCGCGCCGCTGACCAGCATGTTCTTCTATGGCGAGAACACCGCCCGCCCCGTCGGCGAGTGGCGCCCCGAGGTGCATGATTCCGACGGTTTGCTGATCCATGACGGGGTCAGCGGCGAGTGGCTGTGGCGCCCGCTGATCAACCCCCGGCGACTGGAGATGGACGTCTTCCAGACCGAGGGGGTCCGCGGTTTCGGTTTGCTGCAACGGGACACCCGGTTTGACAACTACCAGGACCTGGGCGCCCGCTACGACCAGCGCCCCAGCGCCTGGGTGACGGCCCGGGGTGACTGGGGACCGGGACGCGTGGTCCTCACGCAGCTGCCCACCAACACGGAAACCAACGACAACATGGTGGCGTTCTGGAGCCCCGCCGAACCGCTGGCACCCGGCGCGTCCCTGCGTCTGGACTACCAGCTGGATATCGGCGGGCCGGGGGTGGCCCCCAGCCCCACTGGCCAGGCCGTGAACACCTTCGTGGGCGACGGGAGCATCATCGGTGGCGGCAACGTGGAAGGGGCCTACCGGGTCGTCGTGGATTTTCGCGGGGGTCCGCTGGACAGGCTGCGCCCCACGGCGACGCTGAGCAGTTCAGTCACGGCCCTGGATGGCGGCGAGGTCATCGAGCACTTCGTGGAATACAACCCGGCGGCACAGGCCTGGCGGCTGTCGCTGCTGGCCAGGCCGGCCCGGGATCGTGCCCTGTCGCTGCGTGCCTTCCTGGCCCACGATGGCCAGCCCGTGACCGAGACCTGGACCTACCGCCTGCCGCCGGACAACGACATCCTGATCTCCGGGCGGCGGCGATGA
- a CDS encoding serine dehydratase beta chain — MFISVLDLFKIGIGPSSSHTMGPMVAAGAFSRRIREQLADQPGLQGLSLRCVLKGSLAYTGQGHATDRAVLLGRFHG; from the coding sequence ATGTTCATCAGCGTGCTGGACCTGTTCAAGATCGGTATCGGGCCCTCCAGTTCACACACCATGGGGCCCATGGTGGCCGCCGGCGCATTCTCCAGACGCATCCGCGAGCAGCTCGCCGACCAGCCCGGCCTTCAGGGGCTGTCGCTGCGCTGCGTGCTCAAGGGCTCTCTGGCCTACACAGGGCAGGGACACGCCACGGATCGGGCGGTGCTGCTGGGGCGGTTTCATGGTTAA
- a CDS encoding YaiI/YqxD family protein: MKIWVDADACPGVIREILFRAAQRTGVALTLVANQPVKVPPSPHIRSLQVSAGFDVADNEIVRRVSAGDLVITSDIPLAAEVIAKGGHALSPRGELHTRENIGARLNMRDFMDTLRASGIQSGGPPALNQKDRQAFANQLDRLLAKR; encoded by the coding sequence ATGAAGATCTGGGTGGACGCCGATGCCTGTCCCGGGGTGATCCGGGAGATCCTGTTCCGTGCCGCGCAGCGTACCGGCGTGGCGCTGACCCTGGTGGCCAACCAGCCGGTCAAGGTGCCGCCGTCCCCCCATATCCGCAGCTTGCAGGTCTCTGCGGGCTTCGACGTGGCGGACAACGAGATCGTCAGGCGTGTCAGCGCGGGCGACCTGGTGATCACCAGCGATATCCCCCTGGCGGCGGAGGTGATCGCCAAGGGAGGCCATGCCCTGAGTCCCCGGGGCGAGCTGCACACCCGGGAGAACATCGGCGCGCGGCTCAACATGCGCGACTTCATGGACACCCTGCGCGCCAGCGGTATCCAGTCCGGCGGTCCGCCGGCGCTCAACCAGAAGGACCGCCAGGCCTTCGCCAATCAGCTGGACCGGCTGCTTGCCAAGCGTTGA
- a CDS encoding class I SAM-dependent methyltransferase translates to MNQTAQKLDTAYDPERAQAFADRIAQLINDGAVAVMISLGHRAGLFEALASLPPSDSHTIARRAGLAERYVREWLAALVTGGIVDYDPATRRYALPGEHGACLTRDAPLGNLAVYAQHVALMGQVQDHILERFRSGDGTRYEDYPCFHHMMAEDSGQTVVAQLFEQILPLVPGLRERLERGIAVLDAGCGRGEALIALARHFPESRFTGYDLCSDAIEDAARAARDAGLDNLSFGVRDLTDFDEQARYDLVTSFDAVHDQKAPADLIRRLHRSLRSQGTYLMQDIGGSAQLENNLDFPMAAFLYAISCVHCTPVSLGQGGEGLGTMWGWETAEAMLMDAGFDRVTRHVLPHDPMNVWFVSHKG, encoded by the coding sequence ATGAACCAGACAGCCCAGAAACTCGATACCGCCTACGACCCCGAACGGGCCCAGGCCTTCGCGGACCGCATCGCGCAACTGATCAACGACGGCGCCGTGGCCGTGATGATCTCCCTGGGTCATCGCGCCGGGCTGTTCGAAGCCCTCGCCAGCCTGCCGCCCAGCGACAGCCACACCATCGCCCGGCGCGCAGGCCTTGCCGAACGCTACGTGCGCGAATGGCTCGCCGCGCTGGTCACCGGCGGCATCGTGGACTACGACCCGGCCACCCGCCGCTATGCCCTGCCCGGCGAACACGGCGCCTGCCTGACCCGCGATGCGCCGCTCGGCAACCTGGCGGTCTACGCCCAGCACGTGGCGCTCATGGGCCAGGTGCAGGACCACATCCTGGAACGCTTTCGCAGCGGCGATGGCACCCGCTATGAGGACTACCCCTGCTTCCATCACATGATGGCCGAGGACAGCGGCCAGACCGTGGTGGCGCAGCTGTTCGAACAGATCCTGCCGCTGGTCCCCGGCCTGCGGGAACGTCTGGAACGGGGCATCGCCGTGCTGGACGCCGGCTGCGGCCGGGGTGAGGCGCTCATCGCCCTGGCCCGGCACTTCCCCGAGAGCCGCTTCACCGGCTACGACCTGTGCAGCGATGCCATCGAGGACGCCGCCCGCGCGGCACGGGATGCGGGACTGGACAACCTGAGCTTCGGGGTGCGCGATCTCACGGACTTCGACGAGCAGGCGCGCTACGACCTGGTGACCTCCTTTGATGCGGTACACGACCAGAAGGCGCCTGCGGACCTGATCCGGCGCCTGCACCGCTCGCTGCGTTCACAGGGCACCTACCTGATGCAGGACATCGGCGGCTCGGCGCAGCTGGAGAACAACCTGGACTTCCCCATGGCCGCGTTCCTGTACGCCATCTCCTGCGTGCACTGCACGCCGGTCTCGCTGGGACAGGGCGGCGAGGGGCTGGGCACCATGTGGGGCTGGGAGACCGCCGAGGCGATGCTCATGGATGCGGGCTTTGACAGGGTCACGCGCCACGTACTGCCCCACGACCCCATGAACGTCTGGTTCGTGTCGCACAAGGGCTGA
- a CDS encoding MgtC/SapB family protein — protein sequence MDELAPFYTLAISLALGLLIGLERGWHEREQAEGHRVAGIRTYALIGLLGGVWGLLSQELGNLLLAIAFTAVAVVLVAAHAISQREDPDIGITGVIAGLLTFAFGAMATLDLIAPAAAGAVVTTLLLGIKPTLHDWVARLERRELLATLKLLLISVVILPLLPNEGYGPWSSLNPYRIWWMVVIIASISFAGYFAMKIIGERKGILFTGLFAGLASSTAVTLNFSRLAKQTKNKENVLAAGILVACATMFPRILVVSGIFSWTLATTLLAPVLAMALVTYTAAWLFWRRGEDSASSGETRLKNPFELRPALSFAALLVLIMLLSRALSDQFGDLGIYLLAAFSGASDVDAITLSLADMAGTDLNTSTAALAILIASFSNSMIKAGVSLGIGGTALGARVGLSLLTAVIVGYAAWWFVS from the coding sequence ATGGATGAACTTGCACCCTTCTACACACTCGCCATCTCGCTGGCCTTGGGGTTGCTGATCGGCCTTGAGCGTGGCTGGCATGAACGCGAACAGGCCGAAGGGCACCGGGTCGCCGGGATACGCACCTATGCCCTCATCGGCCTGCTGGGCGGAGTCTGGGGCCTGTTGTCACAGGAACTCGGGAATCTCCTGCTGGCCATTGCCTTCACGGCCGTGGCCGTTGTGCTGGTCGCCGCCCATGCCATCAGCCAGCGCGAGGATCCGGATATCGGCATCACCGGTGTCATCGCCGGTCTGCTCACATTCGCCTTCGGCGCCATGGCAACACTCGACCTGATTGCCCCTGCGGCCGCCGGCGCGGTGGTCACGACCCTGTTGCTGGGCATCAAGCCGACACTCCACGACTGGGTTGCCCGGCTGGAGCGCAGGGAACTGCTCGCGACACTCAAGCTGCTGCTCATCTCCGTGGTAATCCTGCCCCTGCTGCCGAACGAAGGCTACGGCCCCTGGTCGTCACTCAATCCGTATCGGATCTGGTGGATGGTGGTGATCATCGCGAGCATCTCCTTTGCCGGTTATTTCGCCATGAAGATCATCGGCGAACGCAAGGGTATCCTGTTCACCGGGCTGTTCGCGGGCCTGGCTTCGTCCACCGCCGTCACACTCAATTTCTCCCGTCTGGCCAAACAAACCAAAAACAAGGAGAACGTCTTGGCGGCAGGCATCCTGGTCGCCTGCGCCACCATGTTCCCGCGCATCCTCGTGGTCAGCGGTATCTTCAGCTGGACGCTGGCAACGACACTGCTGGCCCCCGTTCTCGCCATGGCATTGGTGACCTATACCGCCGCATGGCTATTCTGGCGCCGGGGAGAAGATAGCGCCTCCAGTGGCGAGACCCGCCTGAAGAACCCCTTCGAACTCAGGCCTGCGCTGAGCTTCGCGGCGTTGCTGGTACTGATCATGCTGCTGTCCAGGGCGCTGTCGGATCAATTCGGCGACCTGGGTATCTACCTGCTGGCCGCCTTCTCCGGGGCCTCGGATGTGGATGCCATCACCCTGTCGCTGGCCGACATGGCCGGCACCGACCTGAACACCTCAACCGCGGCGCTGGCCATTCTGATCGCCAGCTTCAGCAACTCGATGATCAAGGCAGGTGTGTCGTTGGGCATCGGCGGGACAGCCCTGGGTGCACGGGTCGGGCTGAGCCTGCTCACGGCGGTGATTGTCGGCTATGCCGCCTGGTGGTTTGTTTCCTGA
- a CDS encoding GlxA family transcriptional regulator encodes METRPAPATVNVCLVALPESTPTALYGLYEVLGAAGRAWPVFTGEAVSASPLSVRIVAASRQSFECGVGLPLTPQASFAEWPRPDVVIITDLNLPPYEDPRGRWPEAAHWIRQAYEAGATVCSVCTGSVVLAEAGLLEGQEATSHWSATGLFAEYYPAVQLRPERILSPAGPDHRLVTCGGMASWEELALYLVRRYCGDAEAVRMAKLFLIGDRSEGQLPFSAMIRPRRHEDAVIERCQTWLAEHYDEPHPVARMVALSGLTERTFTRRFRAATGYAPVDYVQTLRIEEAKQLLESSDQPTDDVARAVGYEDAAFFRRLFKRRTGVTPSRYRQRFRDLGRVYGIE; translated from the coding sequence ATGGAGACCCGCCCAGCACCCGCAACGGTGAACGTGTGCCTGGTGGCGTTGCCCGAGAGCACGCCCACGGCTCTGTATGGCCTCTACGAGGTGCTCGGCGCTGCAGGCCGTGCCTGGCCGGTGTTCACCGGCGAGGCGGTCAGCGCCAGCCCGCTGTCGGTGCGCATTGTCGCCGCGAGCAGGCAGTCGTTTGAGTGCGGCGTGGGCCTTCCTTTGACCCCCCAGGCCAGCTTCGCCGAATGGCCACGCCCGGATGTGGTGATCATCACCGACCTCAACCTCCCGCCCTATGAGGATCCACGTGGCCGTTGGCCAGAGGCCGCGCACTGGATACGCCAGGCCTACGAGGCGGGTGCCACCGTGTGCTCGGTGTGCACCGGCTCCGTGGTGCTGGCCGAGGCGGGTCTGCTGGAAGGTCAGGAGGCGACCAGCCACTGGAGCGCCACCGGCCTGTTCGCCGAGTACTACCCGGCGGTGCAGCTGCGGCCCGAACGCATCCTGTCACCGGCGGGGCCGGATCACCGGCTGGTGACCTGCGGCGGCATGGCCTCCTGGGAGGAACTGGCCCTGTACCTGGTGCGGCGCTACTGCGGCGATGCGGAGGCGGTGCGCATGGCCAAGCTGTTCCTGATCGGCGACCGCAGCGAGGGGCAACTGCCGTTCTCCGCCATGATCCGGCCGCGGCGCCACGAGGACGCGGTGATCGAGCGCTGCCAGACCTGGCTCGCCGAGCATTACGACGAGCCCCACCCGGTGGCGCGCATGGTGGCCCTGTCGGGCCTGACCGAGCGCACCTTCACACGCCGCTTCCGCGCCGCCACCGGCTACGCGCCGGTGGACTACGTGCAGACCCTGCGCATCGAGGAGGCCAAGCAGCTGCTGGAGAGCAGCGACCAGCCCACCGACGACGTGGCCCGGGCGGTGGGCTACGAGGACGCCGCCTTCTTCCGCCGCCTGTTCAAGCGCCGCACCGGCGTGACGCCGTCCCGTTACCGGCAGCGCTTCCGGGACCTGGGGCGGGTCTACGGCATCGAGTAG
- a CDS encoding carboxypeptidase-like regulatory domain-containing protein, translated as MGFPIRSLSALALCLGVLLLQSGCGGGGGDDEPPLPSGGWVTITSPTTDPSFTDYCNEAYLFGEAFISPDWSAVGFDGSVITGVTVTWYNAATGQSGPATQSASICYILGTPVPCNHVWWATVPMEVGFNEIRITATDPDGRTGTDTLTIDHPERSFSLSGTVKTDAGIGLSFRESQIDLILSDGSTTRRTVTSLDGSYRFSCARSNMGYTITPSSPIPYDFTPEEQTVIPQGADVSDLDFSTPAWFLSGLVQLESGGVLSGMMVNVSDASDTDVTQFTDNTGAYRLALPNGSYTVLARDIWNYFSLSPDGWTGPVVINGADVADQNFLATHP; from the coding sequence GTGGGTTTCCCCATTCGTTCCCTGTCTGCCCTGGCTTTGTGCCTGGGTGTTCTGCTCCTACAGTCAGGATGTGGCGGCGGCGGTGGCGATGATGAGCCGCCGCTTCCCAGCGGCGGCTGGGTGACCATCACCTCGCCGACCACCGATCCCAGCTTCACGGACTACTGCAACGAGGCCTACCTGTTCGGCGAGGCCTTCATCAGCCCCGACTGGTCGGCGGTGGGTTTTGATGGCAGTGTGATCACTGGTGTCACGGTCACCTGGTACAACGCGGCCACCGGGCAGAGCGGGCCGGCCACGCAGAGTGCCAGCATCTGCTACATCCTGGGTACGCCCGTGCCCTGCAATCATGTCTGGTGGGCGACGGTGCCCATGGAGGTGGGGTTCAACGAGATCAGGATCACGGCCACGGACCCGGATGGCCGTACCGGCACGGACACCCTCACCATCGATCACCCGGAGCGCAGCTTCAGCCTGTCGGGCACCGTAAAAACGGATGCGGGTATCGGCCTGTCTTTCCGGGAGTCCCAGATTGATCTGATCTTGTCCGACGGCAGCACGACGCGCCGTACCGTGACCTCTCTTGATGGCAGTTATCGCTTCAGCTGCGCGCGCAGCAACATGGGTTACACCATCACCCCGTCCTCGCCGATCCCCTACGACTTCACGCCCGAGGAGCAGACGGTGATTCCCCAGGGTGCCGATGTGAGTGATCTGGATTTCTCCACCCCCGCCTGGTTCCTCTCGGGTCTCGTCCAGCTCGAGTCCGGCGGCGTTCTGTCCGGCATGATGGTGAATGTGAGCGATGCATCCGACACAGATGTCACCCAATTCACGGACAACACCGGCGCCTACCGGCTTGCCCTGCCCAATGGCAGCTACACCGTGCTGGCCAGGGATATATGGAACTACTTCAGCCTCAGTCCGGATGGCTGGACGGGTCCTGTCGTGATCAACGGGGCAGACGTTGCGGATCAGAATTTCCTGGCAACACACCCTTGA